TATGCGTTTTAGTGTCAACACTCTTTTTGGAAAAAACTAACTATTAGTTTATGTGTTGGTGCAAAACGATGACCACACACCCTAAAATGCTAGAACACGCAGATTGCAAAGCAAAAAAATCTAGCGACATTATTGTCTTGCAAAAGATGGAAACTAGAGGGTGACCCGATTTTCCCAAAAAGGGGTAAACTAGCTTCACCCTTATACACATGGATGGCTAGGTTTGGAAGCAAACCTGCAAAAGGTAAATATCATACTTTCATACTTATGCGACGAAGAACTAGTTCATAGGAAAATTAGCAAAAGCTGTCGAAAAACTCTCGCTTGGAAGGGATCCGTCAGGATGTGGACATCGCTAGTGTGCCCTATTTATGATACTAATAGCAAGCCTAGGATGCCATCCATGGTTGTTGAGATCAGTAGATGAACAACAATAGAGATTTTAAAGAGATTAGGTTTTAGAGGTAAAATGTAAATGCACAGTATATTAGTTTGACTAGGTGCTTGTAATTCGGCCATGGCTGtttatatatttatattcatatacGGACTTGCGAATGTCCGGACGCTAGCGTCGGACAGTACCCGCTTAGAGCGAGCACCCCAGCGAGTCAGGCTTGTAGGCGAGCGCCCGGGTAGCAGGCCCGCGCTATCTCGGACGTTGCCTGCGCCGCCAGCCGCTTCCCACGCGCATCACATGTGCAACCCTCGATCTACTTtcgaaacatccagatgcaacagttACAACAtacaaagaagacagatgaaacacttgaaacatgcatctcaaacacttataaaaacaccagaaaaacacttgaaaatcattgcaaacatatgtaacatctatccagatgaaacacttgcaatagacgtatgaaacacctgaaaccacTCGAaaaatacgcttgcaacatgcatgcatatgcaatatttagatctacttttgcaacatccagataaaaatacttgcaacatacgtctgatacagatgaaacatttggaacatacacttcaaacatacgtgtataaatattgcaatatgtgcaatattctgatctacttttataacatcccgatctacttttgtaacactgatacgaaacacttgcaacacaccTATGAAATATCTGAAACATATGTTTGTAAAATGCGCTTTCTACTTTTataacatcccaatctacttttgtaacactgatacgaaacacttgcaacatacctctgaaatacctgaaacatatgtttgcaacatgcgctttctaCTTTTAtaacattccgatctacttttgtaacactgatacgaaacacttgcaacatacatctgaaatacctgaaacatatgtttgcaacatgcgctttcagtgtaacatctccttgctgcttggaaATAGAGGCTCATTGGTGTGTGGAGTTCACCGATGTAGAGCTCGCCAGTTGCGTGGTGCTCGCTGCTCTGGTGGAGAAGGTCGCGATAGGTTCGTTGGAGAAGGCCACGATGGGTCACTCCGGTGGAGAAGACAGACACGCTCTGGATATTGAAGGCCACGGTGTGTAGGAGGCGCCATGGAGAGGGAGGAACACGGGCAGCCGCGCTGGGGCGATGTGGAGATGCCAGCCGATAGCCGGTGCCTGGACGCTTGAAGAACGCCGAGGTGGCACGGCGGAGCACTGTGGGGGCGTTGCGGTGGAGAGCCTTCTCGAGAGGACGAGTGGACGAGAGGCTTCTGAATAGGACGATGGACAAGAGGATATAATGTTAGGCTGTTGGGATGGTGTCAAAACCCCCCGAACAGCGATGTCCGACGATCGAACGTGCAGGTGTAAGCATTTCCAATTTATATATAGTGTGGGGGCATCTTCTCTGCGATAGGTCGAAAATGTCAATTTCATCCTAAACTTAATTATAACGATTTAATTATTTGATCAAATTAATGAAGCTTGCCGAatagtatttaaaaaaaaacactaAGTAACTGCCTTAATTTTAATTAGATCGATAACTTTATTttatatcttctagaaaaagctaCGAATGTATCTACGTGTTGATTGACGACGGCTGATGCCACGTAAACGACGGCTTTTGACTTGTCAGTCTCTGTGTGAATTGTGACAGATGGAGCCGCCCGTGCCACACCAAACGATTAGTAGGTACTAGTTTACTGCCACTTCTTGACACTTGTAAAGCAGCAACGTACAGCATATATGCTTTGggcttttaaaaaaaaagaattaaTTTGTACTCTTAATAAACAAGGAACTAAACAAAAGTCATGGATGGTCCTAGATGCAGAGTTGAGAGAGAGGTAATAATATATACTTGCGTAGGCTGTAAGCAATTTTAAAGCTAGTGGAGATCTGATACGTGTTCTTGACCGATATGTCAGTTTATTTGCTCAACACACATCTACTATTAGTTGCTGCGTACCGTACCTCCTTTATTAACTTGTTATAATTCACATCATGCATTATTTTTGGCTCAGGGATATTTAGTCTGTTTGGCTGGTAGTAAAGCCGgttgaagctgatttgttgtgagagaaaaataccatagattctagctgataaggcGACCGATAAGTTCAAGCGATCCTTTTGGCAGTTGACATGTTTAAGGCTTTTGGTGACCGTCCGGCCGGTTCAGTTGAGGCAGGCTCGAAATTTGACTGAAATAGTGAAATAGTAGTTCAGCTGCTAAAAGGCAATCAGTTACATGCATGCTGCACAGTAGGCAGATACCATCaccattttttttttgagaaacagaTACCATCACAAATACTCCTAGTCCTATGTGACTAGGGATGACTGCCTATCGTGCTTGAAAATTGAAATGCGTGCGCGATCAGGACGAGAACAAAAATTTTATTGACGGTCCTTCTAGACAGGTCCCAAGTTTGGCCAAACTTTTATTGGCATCCAACCATagggttttttttttcagaatGAAATGCTTTGGAAGTAGCAGCTGAAACGAGAGAACGGTGCTTGCATCGTCCTAGTTGAAGCAAGGATAGACAAGCCTGAAATGAACTGGCTTCGATCAGTTCAGAGAGCAGCTAACTGCATAAGCGTAACTTCAGTACTATGTCGCGTACGATGATAGGAGGGTGTTTTGCTCAAGTTGAGCAAGTCCAGTGATTATTCACCGAAAGTTCTCCTGAATTCTTACTTCGATCAATTCCAGTTGAAAGTACACGCCATCATGCTGCTGTTGTTGTCTACTCAATAATTGATGGGTGCGTGCAGATCAGACCCACTTTTCACTAGTCATTACTTCAAGAAGATGCTCTGCTAATTACGTTCTTTGTGAATTTCCATCAAACTACTCTGCGAAATACTACTATTTTCCGACAAGGACGTGATAGCAGCGACCCCCAACACCAATTATATGATTCTGAATAGGAGTATATATAAAAAAAGCGCTCATCACCAAATGAAAGCTAGATTTATAACCAGCTGTTAGGACAGCTCGTTGCATAGTACAACAGGTGGCACCTCAATCGTTATCAGCTTTTCTCAGTGACTAGTGTTTTCCTACTTTCTTCTTGCGCGCTCCTGAACTACCATCTTCACGATTTCTCCAGTCTGGTTAACTGCTAATAGGCTTGTCATCTACTATTTGCTGATAGATGTCGTCCATGTACTCCTGTGCTCAGAAGCAGGCAAGACCAAACAGGCAACAgctgtgcagtgcagtgcagaggTAGGATAGGAACAAACAATGCACAAACCTGCCCCTGCTGCAAACTGGAAAAAGAAAACCATATTCAAAAGAATTTCGCGTGCGTAAACCACACACGCACGCGATCAAAAGGGGATAGAGAACAATCATAGTTTTTCTTGCTGATGATCAGGTTCAGCTCACTAATTCTAATTAGTGATCCTATATCCCACTAATGAGTCCTGCCAACACACGCTTCTTTCTCGGAATCGGAATATGAAATGGAGCAAGGAGGCTTGTTTTCTCATTGTTCACACTTGATGATGACTATCTTTTAGATAGGAATAGGACTATAGGAGGTACTACTCTATTCCATACTCCTGCTGCTGAAGAGTCAAGGTGAACCCTCTCAATTAATCATTTATTTTTGGATCGCCCTGCTCACCTCAGAGAACAATTACTAGTCCATGGGCAGGGCAGGGCTATTCTGAAACCATCCACAGACGTCGCAAGCAATCAATCAAAGAAGTGACAACGAATATCAGCCCACAATTTTTATTGTTTCCACTTGCCAGCACACGGGCAGAGGCAGATGCCGCAGAAGATTCTAAACACCTCCCCCTCTCCTTCcttccttccctctctctctctctctctctctctacacacacacaaacacacaaaCTTTGCTTTTCCCTCACCTTTTCTGCTCCACCAAGAATTATTCAATTTGGCAATTTTTTTCTCACTCTAAAACCACCTATTTTTCGGCTATAAATGGCCCCCTCCTCCAGGCTTCAATTCCCTTTTCCCCTCTTCCCGAGCTCCCTTGCTAGGTTACCTTCCTGAACCACATTCTGCCCTTCAGGCCCTCACCCCTCTCACTCTCTCCTAGTCTCTTCAGTAACAGCACAATTTGTTACTGACACGCCTTCAGTCTGTTGATCTGCTACTAGCAATAACCGGAGCTCCAACCTTCTGTCGCTGAAACTTATAGTTTCCAAGGAGAGGTTCTGCCAAAATTTCAGCTTCTGAACATCCACTTTAAgggggaggttctgccaaaaaTTTGGCTTCAGAACATCCATTTTCAgggggaggttctgccaaaatttGCTCCTGTGAACATAAGTTTCCcaaggggaggttctgccaaaatttCCACCTGTGACCATCAGTTTTCCAGGGGGAGATTCTGCCAAAATTTTGTGCACTGACCTTCAGTCTTCCAAGGGGAGGTTCTGCTAAAATTTTCTTCTTTCACTATCTCTTCTCCAAGGCCAAGCCCTGCCAAAAGTTTCTTCAcacacatcatagatatatacaataaattctaATTTCCAAGGTAACTAAACAAGAGTACTCGCCTCCTTGTCCTTGATGATAAGCTAGTAGAGAGGCCGCAGCATCTGTTTTAGATGTTGTTGCTCGTCCTGTCCGAGCACCTCCTTTCCGGATTTATGATCGGTTCCGCCATAACCCGCCTTGTCCAGTCCTTCTCTGTTGTTTTTCTCTACTGGTTTTATGTCTTCTCAGTTAGCTGCCAGTAGTTAATCTCACCTTTTCAAGTTAACTAGGTGTTGTCTATATTTACCACATATAAAAATTATACTAAGGTAGTAACAAAGAGGTACCTATACCTGACCAAAAAAGAGGGAGTGAAAAAGTTTAGATTACACCTCAATTTCCAAGAGGTAACTATGTCAAGTGGGACTTCGTCCGGGTCAAGCCAGGGGACCCAGAGTTCTAGGTCGGAGGATGACCTGGATCTCCAGGCCCAgatggagaagaggaggaagcgaAGGAAGGAGTCGAACAGGGAGTCAGCTCGGAGGTCTAGGCTAAGGAAGCAACAACACCTTGACGACCTCACCTCACaggtatatatatgtgtgtgttattTATGTCCTAGCATAACTCTATTATAATTCATGATGCAAGCATAGATCTAAATTAGTTTGTTCAATATTTGCAATTACTTTACTTTTTATTCATGTAGACTTGCACTGATATGCAGGTGAAAAAGTAAAACAGGTGACAACAAAGGCCACTTGAAATATCTACCCAAACAAGCTCAATAATTGCGTTCCCCCTTTTCACAAAGGCCACACTAATCATCAATTTCTTCCTAGCTAATTTACTGATCAAAGCTAAAAATATATAAGTCTACCATCATCACCTACTACTACTATCGTTGATTATTTATTTTTCACAAAATTACCTAAACATAGCAGAAACAAGCTAGGATTGAATTCAGATCTCTGAAGGGTGTATAATATTGTGGCCTAAAACAGGTAAATCAGCTGAAGGACCAGAACAAGCAGCTGAGCATGGCACTGGGCATAACCAGCCAGAACCTTGTGGCAGTGCAAGCACAAAACTCTGTTCTGCAGACCCAGAAGATGGAGCTGGACAGCAGGCTGGGTGCCCTGACAGATATCCTCTGGTACATGAACTcaagcaccagcaccagcactgcTCCTACAAATCCAGCCATGGTGAACAGCTTCACAACATGGAGCAGCGCCTCTGATATTCTTGGTGCCAGCGCATGGAACCAGCAGCAGCCCATAGACCTGTACCAATGCTTCTAGCTCTATAGCTCTAGAAGAGAGAAGGTGGCTGTGGCATATGACATAGTGGTAGGGCCAGGAGGAAAGGAGGCAGGCAGGCATCAAGTTTCTGTTCAATCATGTAGGGCCTTTGTGTCACTATTGATGTGTGCTTGATGCTCCTCCCTTCATTCATTGTTTATTTTGGAGGCGACGGCGATGTTTTGGTTTTCTTGCTGTTGTTGGTAGAGCCTAAAGGATGGACAAATGGGAAAGTTGTCTTGGCTTGTTGTGTGACGTGAAGGCGGTTGTTCTCTTGTAGTTGAGGAGTATATGTAGGGGAAATAATATTGGGCCAGATAGTGAAAAAGAGAGCAGGTGATTTGATGGCTCTTGATATATAGGGGAAATAATATGcgtaatgatgatgataatgtttaTTAAGATGTCGATTTGATGGCAATTGATATCTGTTATGCCTCCCTTAAACCCTAGGGGTGGACTCTCTGTTTCCCATCTTATTATATTTGATGGCTAGTGATAATGTTTACTGAGATTTGGATTTGACAGCTCTTGAGACTCTGAATGCCTGTATGTTCCTGTTGTATGATAAATATCTAGAAGGAGATTCTCTGCTATTGGTTCAGGTTTCATAAGTGATTTAAAAGCCCTATTTTTAAAATTAAAATAGTCTGAGAAAAGATCAAAATAGTCTGAGAAAAGAGTGCTAGGTCAGTGCTCCGTACAGATGCCCAAACGGACTGCACGACATTACATGCCACGAACATGCCTACGTAGAGCACGCCTAGGCATGGGCATGATAGGAACGACTAGCTATATGTGCCATGTCTATTGTGCCAATGGTAAGGCTCAGGCACGACCCTTGTAGGCTTATACCCCTTAGACGTGCTATGCCAACACTCAGTTGTAAATTTCACGAACATGTCAAATTTTGTATTCAATTCATccatatgacaagtttaagcATATATATGGACATCATAGAATCAGTCACATTGAGGTCACATGGATGTTCTTATGATTTTAAGTATGGACACAAGAATGCTCACGAAGATTAAGAACACTATAGGGTTCATGTGCAAAGTTGGTGTTTGGAGGTAGTTAACTTAGTGTTTAGGTGTTTGTTTTTATTTTTGGTTGTATTATTAAGGGGTGTCGAGACTAGTAACTTGATGGGAGTTCAATTTGAGAGCATTTGGATGCAAACACATGATATACTTTCACCAAGTTAGGTCAAGAGTGACCACATTGGATATGTTTTAAGTCTAGTATCTCAAAAAAAGTTTAATGGGATGAGATTAGACTTAAACATGCTAAAAATATGCACCGGATTGTGCATCGGATGATTGGAACCATCCCGACAGATCATCCGTCTTTTCAATTACTTGATACCACATGGAAATCTAGTTATTGCTTGCCCATTTTTTTCAATTCTTGTATAACCATTCTTGTTCTAGCTTGTACGTACTTTGATCTTTGTTTGGGTGGAAGAACCTTATTTGGCAAGTAGGTTTCTTTTTTATGCTTGTATGCTCTTAGTCATAGGTTTTAATTCTGCAACTAATAAGAACCTTATCTTTCTGTGACATGCAAGTTGTGATCCAAACAAAATCCCTAAATGTTAAATTGTAATCCATAGAGCATGCGTATTGCCCATATTGTTCATTATAAGTTACAAATTATTTCTTATCAAGCAAGGAATGACCAATGACTCTCATCTGCTTGTTTGTGCAGAAAGAAAGGGAAATATTATTCATCGACTCTGCGGCACCAAAAGTGAAGTGAAAAGTTGGGGTCAAATTTGAGCATGTTGAGTGctctaaggaatggtgggatgAACACCTAGCTGTAAGCACTTTACTGTCATTATTCATTGTTCATTTTcaatgctttcatattgtgttacTTGCCTTATTTCAAAGGCGCTATTGGAGCTATAGACGGTTCACATGTTAAGGTTGCCGTTCCAGCAGAGGAAGTGGTTAACCACACATGTCGACATGGATATACATCTCAGAACGTGCTAGTTGTTTGTGACTTTGATATGGGGTTTATCTTTGCGGTTGCTGGTTGGCCGGGTTCAGCACATGACACACGAATCCTCAATCATGCATTAGCAAATTTTCCTTCATTTCCCGTGCCTCCCAAAGGTATGCATTGTTGGTTAAGAGTTAGTAATAGTTCTATTGTTGTTTTCCTTTGATGATTTGATTTGGTTTTGTAGGAAAATATTATCTTGTGGACTCTAGTTATCCAAACCGAGTAGGATATCTTGTCCCTTTCAAAGGAAGCACATACCACATACCAGAATTCTAGCTTCGTTCTGGGCATCCTCCTCAAGGGAAGTACGGGATTTTCAATTTTTTGCATTCATCCCTTCGAAATGTCATTGAGCGGGCTTTCAGAGTGTTGAAGCAGAAATGGCGTATTTTGAAGGACATGCCAAGTTTCTCCACTCGTACTCAGAAGCATATTATTCTTGCTTGCATGACATTGCATAATTTTATTGGTGAGAGCAATTTGCATGATAAAGTGTTCGATAGATGTGATGCTGATGAGGACTACCTACTACAAGAGACATGTGGCACAACCCAAACACAAGGAGATGAGAGTCCAGATGGGGAGAATGAGGATACAATGAATATCATTCATAGTAGAATAGCTGATGCTTTGGTTAGGACAAGAGGGAGATAATTATGTGGACCATATGTTAATGGTGGACATTTATATGAACCCTATATCTTTTGTCAAATGTTATCTATGTATTCATGT
Above is a genomic segment from Miscanthus floridulus cultivar M001 chromosome 3, ASM1932011v1, whole genome shotgun sequence containing:
- the LOC136541836 gene encoding bZIP transcription factor 44-like, encoding MSSGTSSGSSQGTQSSRSEDDLDLQAQMEKRRKRRKESNRESARRSRLRKQQHLDDLTSQVNQLKDQNKQLSMALGITSQNLVAVQAQNSVLQTQKMELDSRLGALTDILWYMNSSTSTSTAPTNPAMVNSFTTWSSASDILGASAWNQQQPIDLYQCF